The following DNA comes from Octopus bimaculoides isolate UCB-OBI-ISO-001 chromosome 8, ASM119413v2, whole genome shotgun sequence.
GGTCCCTGCTATCACAACTCTGGAGTCAACCCCTGGGTGTCATCATCATTTCAGCAACAAAAAGATAAACATTTCCGATGTCTGAACGATAACAACATAAGAGTAAATTAAGTTGCAATACCAAAGAGAATCATCAGCtttctccaaacacacacacacacagataagggTGGGCAAAAATAGGGATACAGATGCTTAATATCagtggaatgttcttttcattttttttcctaccCATATTAAGCAATGGCATACCTACTGTtgtccactcatatatatatatatatacacatgcatacatatatatatatatacatatacacatgcatatatatatatacatacacatgcatatatatatatataaatacacatgcatatatatatataaatacacatgcatatatatatataaatacacatgcatatatatatatataaatacacatgcatatatatatatataaatacacatgcatatatatatacatacatatatataaatacatatatatatacatacatatgtgtttgtatgtgtatatatatatattatattatattctggtAGATGGACAAGGATGTAGTTTCGTTTGTTCAGCAGGAATGGAAGGTCTATGAGGCTCCTCTAACAAACAGCAGAAGTAACACAATGTTTGGTTCTTTGATAATAATTTGGAAACTATATCTATTCAGCAGTCATTATTTGAATTTTGGGGACCCCTTTGCGTTTTGGTGGGGTGGGTGGTATGGGTCATGAACACGGCTCAGCTCCAACTGCTACCCCATGCCCACTCCGTCCACAGGTCATGTTTGTCACATTAGTCCAACAGTTAGTATCAGGATCATAACATTCCACAGAAGAAAGGAAATCATTGCCATCGTATCCAcctgaaacaataaaaacaggaGATAAAGTCATGAGAAATGGAAACCAAAAATTACATGGCAAAAAAATACAAATgcttccatgcacacacacacacacacacacacacacacacggatacgaatataatatttattcaacatcatcatcatggtttgacatgtattccatgctggcattgctTAGACAGTTTGGCAGGATCTGCCAAGACACAAGACTGCATTCTGCTCCAACGtctgctttactcttttacttgtttcagtcatttgaatgtggccatgctggagcaccacctttagtcgagcaaatcgacccccaggacttattctttgtaagcctagtacttattctatcgaactgctaagttacagggacgtaaacacaccagcatcggttgtcaagcgatgttgggggggacaaacacacatacatatacatatacatatacatatatatatatatatatatatatatatatataNNNNNNNNNNNNNNNNNNNNNNNNNNNNNNNNNNNNNNNNNNNNNNNNNNNNNNNNNNNNNNNNNNNNNNNNNNNNNNNNNNNNNNNNNNNNNNNNNNNNNNNNNNNNNNNNNNNNNNNNNNNNNNNNNNNNNNNNNNNNNNNNNNNNNNNNNNNNNNNNNNNNNNNNNNNNNNNNNNNNNNNNNNNNNNNNNNNNNNNNNNNNNNNNNNNNNNNNNNNNNNNNNNNNNNNNNNNNNNNNNNNNNNNNNNNNNNNNNNNNNNNNNNNNNNNNNNNNNNNNNNNNNNNNNNNNNNNNNNNNNNNNNNNNNNNNNNNNNNNNNNNNNNNNNNNNNNNNNNNNNNNNNNNNNNNNNNNNNNNNNNNNNNNNNNNNNNNNNNNNNNNNNNNNNNNNNNNNNNNNNNNNNNNNNNNNNNNNNNNNNNNNNNNNNNNNNNNNNNNNNNNNNNNNNNNNNNNNNNNNNNNNNNNNNNNNNNNNNNNNNNNNNNNNNNNNNNNNNNNNNNNNNNNNNNNNNNNNNNNNNNNNNNNNNNNNNNNNNNNNNNNNNNNNNNNNNNNNNNNNNNNNNNNNNNNNNNNNNNNNNNNNNNNNNNNNNNNNNNNNNNNNNNNNNNNNNNNNNNNNNNNNNNNNNNNNNNNNNNNNNNNNNNNNNNNNNNNNNNNNNNNNNNNNNNNNNNNNNNNNNNNNNNNNNNNNNNNNNNNNNNNNNNNNNNNNNNNNNNNNNNNNNNNNNNNNNNNNNNNNNNNNNNNNNNNNNNNNNNNNNNNNNNNNNNNNNNNNNNNNNNNNNNNNNNNNNNNNNNNNNNNNNNNNNNNNNNNNNNNNNNNNNNNNNNNNNNatatataaatatttccttgTTTTGATAAATGGTAGTCTTGGTGATATAATCAACTTTGAATCAACAGTAAATTTCTACAGTAGTTTAAGAAATACTTACCAAGTGCAAAGAGTTtcccaccaacaacagcaacgctAAGTGCACTCCTTGGACTGTTCATAGAAGCAACATATTCCCAGACATTGGTCTCAGTGCAATATCTTTCCACAGAACGCAGCTGTGAGTGGCTGTCATAGCCTCCAACAGCATAAATATAATGTTCCATACCAATCACACCTaaacaaaagacaataaaaaaaaaatatcttaaccGAAATTTCTCACAGAAAGAGTTATGAAAATTATTAGATTTACAATTTTGGTAATGATTAagacattatttaaatttaattttcagaaGTGTACTTGCCAGGTAAGTGATTGAAGTCTGAGATTgtatgttgaaactaaaacaattacaatgtAAAAGGCACAAATTCAGCCATTCGaaaacacacatcatcatcatcatcatcatcatcatttaacgtccgttttctatgttggcattggttggatggtttgactgggactggcaagccagagagctgttccaccatcatcatcaagtgttttaaatccagattttgtccccgttaacagggaTGGCCAGagctacctcaatgccatagcaaccaaggtaggcaggtgcagcccaccccaacctttgggctggctggtgcccattctcctctGCTATCATAAGCctattttggagctggattttctatggggtgcatgcccttgcttacccccaacctcagtttctagacatgagtggtcccgagaccaaggcctctaccacaatttttaaggaatgtggtggaaaactagctcaggaaggcagggatacTACTCTCTGAGACCCTTTTCGGAGATATCCCCCTACCTCAGGATCCTATTATCTCTTTTGGcattggtttctatggctggatgttctacctaatgccaaccactttacagagtgaattaaatgctttttatgtggcacctgcacaaacttcatttaaacatttattttttgtcagtgatcaggtcaCAGTTGTTGCAACAAAACCTTTGACAGCAAAGAATTCAATGTCTTCTGTACTTACCAGCACCACTTCGTACTGTATTCATGGACGCCACGAATTTCCATTCGTCTCTCTCGGGATGATAGCATTCAACACTACACAGACGGTTCCTTCCATCAAATCCACCAACCGCATACAATAGCCGATTAACAATGCCTACACCAACACCAATCCGTTTAGTCTCCATAGGAGAAATTAATATCCAACGATCTATTtctggatcatatctgaaaattAGATGAAAGGAAATGTACAGATtatcatacatgtaaacacacgaTTTCATTTAGGCACAGTGATACCAAAAACCAGTTTCTAGAACTCATTACACATAGGCTCTAGGGTAAAAAAGTCTTAGGCAAGAATACAGAGCATAATGTTGATTACtgaatgacaagggaacaggaaTTACATACGGTTCCAAATGTAATCATGTCTATGAatttaaatgctttctgaaataaacacacacttcaTTTTAATGGCTCTGAGGAATCTATAAGAGGTTGCACAGGCACTCACCTCTAACTGCATTGCTTCTTGTAGTAGTAGAAACAGCTGAAAGCTAATGAAGTTAGTTACGTGGCTACATAATTCCTGTTCTCATCATTCATTATCAGcaatatgcaggcacacacacacacacacacacacacacaccccaataGGTCCAGAGATATGGTCAATGACAATGCTAATGATCACAGCAATGATAAGAATGAACATTGATCTTGATGGTGATACTGAAGGCAATAATTGGTTCTaatgggttggtgcataattgtaacaaaaatatctttcaatgaTTGTTCCGGAGCATagtcaccatctacttcaattactgcttcccatttgcttggcagacggtcagaccgtcatttaaagatgttttcattgaatattgttattgtttttgttgaataaaatttgctgaaaaaaagctgcaataattatgtacCAACCCAAAATATTTAAGACCAATTCATAAactgtttctgacgaagatctTGTAATTCTTTCAACTGACCATTACTGAGGATATCATAGCATCCTTATACCAACAGCTCCTTACAGCAACCCCATGATTGTGAATAATACGACTATTGTTATCCATTTACAGAATGAGCCCAGCCCCACTCAATTCTACTCACTTCGTACCTTGAAGAACCACCTGAAaacctcatcaccattatttatctatttttagccCCTATTCATTGTTCCCATCCTCACTTCTAAAGTGTTAGAAACCGAGTAGCTCCTCTACTGCAAGAAAGTGCTCAGCATCCACCCTTCTTTCGTATTTTAACCCCTCATCTCTTTACATAAACCCAAACTCCCACTGTCAGGAGTTAGTAGTTAAGCAAGCTGCAAGGAAacatcactagtgccagtggcatggaAAAAGCAGCTTgaacatgctgtaaagtggttgacattaggaagggcatccagctatagaaaccaggtcaaaacagacagtggaacaCTGGAGTCTTTGGtcacatcagatcctgtcaaactatccaactcataccagcacggaacatggatgttaaatgatgatgatgatgaaatgcataTGGTCACTTCCACTTTACAAATGATTTGAACAATCTTGTTCCAAACAGTTGATTAAACCTAAAAGCCAAAGTATCATGGATCCTTCGCTAAGTTACCATCAATATAATTTAAatgagaatgatttttttttgtttgttttacaaatACACAAGGACAGAGATTCACTGAAGAGAAAAATGGCTAAGAAAAAGGGGGCGAgatggaagaaacgttagcacgttgggtgaaatgcttagcaatatttcgtctgcatTGATCTCACCAATCTTGAAAGTTCTGCAATGGTCATGGACACAGCTCTTTCCTCCTACTTAGCTTTTATCTTtgactcgtttcagtcattagactgtggccataatgGAGCATCACCTGAAggggttttgtcaaacaaattggtCCCAGTATTAATGggttttctttttcatactttcttttgCCAAAAAAAACTACAGGGATGCAAATCAGAGCTGGCCTTAAGGTTGCTGGTGCCCCAGGCAAGCTGAACTTCAGTGTGTACAAGCTGATGGTCATGGAAACTTCCTTGTCATCGTCACACCCTTCTGGGCGCCCCCTGGCACATAGCGTCTCTGGTGACTGCCCAAGTTTCCGGTACTTTGAGCCAGCCTTGATGCAAATACAGGTTATTAAGTGGTGTTAACAggatcaaacacaaagacacacacacatgcacacataatatacattcaacaggcttccacacagtttctctctaccaaatttattcaaaaaGTATAGATtagcttgaggttatagtagaagactctactatagtagaagactaaaCCCAAAAACttctggttgcaaagcaagcttctaaaccacatagccatgtctgcatctgtatatcattaaaaaaataaactgatagataaGCAGAAGAATTATAAGAAATTAAGATAAGTTACCTTTCAGCAATTTCATGGTGTTGAGATCCATGTGAACCGCCAATAGCATAAATCATATTATCAATTGTCCCAACACCAACTCGATTTCTTGGCACAGACATCTGTGCGCAAGGTCTCCACATATTCCGATATGGGTCGTACATGTCCAAGGAAGCTGAATCCATATTACCATCAGGTGAGTTGTTCCGTCCACCAACAACATAAAGAATGCCCTTCACGACACACGCACTCAGCCCACTACGTGGTACAGGAAGGTCAGGCAATCGCCGCCACTCGTTATTCTCCAAATTGAAGAATTCAAAGTTACTTAGAGATTGCCGGAGATAACCTCCAGCTGTGAAAATAACCATCGGTTTGCAAGGCTTGCGGCAAACTTCAGGAATCTGTTTGTGGAGTTTTAGTTCTTCAAAAATGCGTGCCAAATAATTCTGGCATTGTGGATTTTTCTTGAGCAATTTACACATCTTGAGCTGTTTCTCCAAAAACTTTGGTGAAAGGAAATGGCACCGTACAGCTCCAAGTAAACTCTCCAACTTACTAAGACGTTTCTCTGAGTCGTTCTCCACCCAACGAATGACAGCATTAAACACTTCAGACTCACAGGCAACATTTAGCTCATCGTGTTTGATTAGGCTAACCAATCGACACGGAGAAAGCATCAAAAACTCTTCACATTTGCTTACTTTACAAAAGTTCTGGTAGATGTATTCCCCTGCCTTACTGTATAGGTCCATACAGCCATGTTCACTGGCAAAGTCTGCAATACCAATGCAGTTACTAGGATCCAACTGTTGCTCGAGAAACACCGTGCAAGCTTCAACAATACGCGTGATCTGAAACATGGTAGCAGCTGGCAGCAACTGGCAAACATTCATTTCATTGATTTGGATTTCAGAGGTGTAGGCGAAATTGATAAGAATACCAAGTATGCATGGTGATATGCAGTGCAAAGGAATCTCGGTCATATCTTCCTCTTTCATTCCACCAGTGAACATGGCCCGAAAATATGGACTGGCAGCAGCTAACACTATTTTGTGGGcctagaaaagaaaggaaaaggaaaggtgtaaataaaatatttaaactgtaTCCTTTAAAAATATATGCTTTTTTGTTAAGTAACATTTCATTAGccaaatattgttttaatcctCTTAAGTTTTATTAACCTATGTACAACAGTGAACTTGGACaatgagtaaaatattttaacagaaatcaAATCATACACCCACTGAGAGGAATGTGTTGCATGTGGATAAAAGAATGTCTGAAAAGTGTTGACTAATAACTGAACCTCAGGAGGTCAGTTGGATTATGTGAGTTGGTTTGAAATGGCTGGTCAGGTGAGTTGGGTAAGCTGGTTTCTGATTGGTTGGTTGGATGGACAGGCTGGTTTCTGATTGGTTGTTGAGACGGTACTAAACCCTGTTATTGCCATTGTCCCTGGTCATGCCACTTCTGTAGTCCCACAAATCACAGTCTGCCATCTTAAAAGATTAAGggtgacacattggataatgtatttctAGATACATTATGCCAGAATAAACGATAGAAACATCCTGCAGAAAAAAACCCACTGCATTGTCTGTTTCATACAACCCTGGGAAGGCTTCTGTCTTTTTATCAGCAAAGAGACTTCacacttttgataccaaactgcctGAGATCACCACAACCTCTATGacacaaatttcatattttaaaatggcttagattaaaatcttccatcaaaatttcttgtcaatttatgctccaaacaccagtttaataataacataatacacTTTACAAAATTATTccttatttcaaaaattaaatgaaacagtttattcatttcattgtttaacatttgttttctatgttggcataaGTTGAAGTGTATTTCCAAGGAAATGtggtaagaaaagggttataGTCTGTGGATAATTGTGATTACTATATTAAGTGTTTCTCCAGGTTAGCACTGAACTATGAGGAAACAGCACAGATgtggaatttggcagatggaatttgtacagaagcctgccatatatttTATCCGCAACATTCACAGTGAAGGGCTTCAAACACATTATGGTTATCTACATTATACATGTCTCGGGTATTTTAAATTATGCtgagttttgtgtgtatgtgtgtgtatgtgtatttgccaATGAATGTCTGCTGAAGGTATAAATGTCAATGAGAAATCTGAACTCCCAATGAATCATGAACAAAGTCCTTTGACGTATGTGTGCAGCATCAAGTTACAGGCACTTCCTCATCGTTGCCACAATTAGAAATGTAACAGACCAGAGAATGATGCACGTGTGCACGCATAGGTgcataagcatggctgtgtggttaagaagcttgattagcaaccatgtgattttaggTTACATCTCAGTTGGGCAAAcatcttctactaaagctctgggttgacaaatgccttgtgagggaatttggtagatggcaatTCTAGGGTAACAGGTCAGTCACCTAGATCAGTTGAACATTGAGGGCAGGTGGCCAAAGAAAGTTTTCCAAATGCTGTATCGACAACATCAGCTGTGACTTGAAGCATGTCACCACTGATGCTGGACTGACAACGGCCACAAGAACTGTGTCATTTATGTGGTCAGCCACTCTTTTTTGGAAATAGAAgataaatctcttttaaatcacaCTCAACTCAAAATACTGATCACAGCTGACCAAGAGTACCTGACCTGACAACAACCACCAAGAAGAATTATGATACAGTGTCCAACTCGATATAAAACTGTTAGCAATTGATGGGGAAAATACAAATAGTAGTTATTGATGTGGTCCTAAATATAGAGAAAGACTGGAGGGTCATAACAGGAACAACTTTGATTACATGACAAATCAATAAGAGCTTCACTGGGACTaaacaagaaaaatgatgaaGCCGGCTGTGACCACTTCAACTAAGCCTCAGCTATCTTCAAACGTATATACAGTGAAAAAATAGCAACCAACTGAAACAGTTGCTGTGTCTGTGTCAGTTTGGAATATAGGTAGGGTGACTATTTATTCCCTAATACCTTAGCTGTGAGAGCAACAACTAATGAAAAATGCCAAAGATGGAGGTCTATGgcccttcctaatgttaaccactttacaaagcacccagtacacacaaCTGAGATCAATGTTTTATCTTGAACAACTAAGTCAATTaccaaaggaaaaaaattgagagaaaagagagaatttGAGTCGGAGGTAAGTGCAGAGCCAGGAGGAAAGTGAAACTCTACAGAAATGATAAACAGAAGAGAGATGAGTGTCATGTAGACTTGGGTGGAGGTGTTATACAACTTAACAAGCTCTAGGATGTAGAGTCCATTAtagcaatgagagagaaagagagagtgagactaaagaatgagagagagagagaggaaggaaaggcACAATGCAGATACAGCATATCTGTGATTGAAATGTTAGACTGCACTGGTGAGGGACTTTTTTGACAATCACTCAAGATTATATTACAATTGAATGTATTTTTATTCACTGACAATGGAATTATTTCAGACATGtaatattaaattgaaatgaGGACATTGacctaaataaaacaaataaaaaattatttaattttagaaattacAAAAATCCTACAAACCTGGAAGGATTCTTCACCAACTTTGAACGTCACATCACAAAGTTTCCTTGAGTGCcataatatattcataacatCAAGTAATTCTTTTGGATGTCGAATGATGCTAAAGTGCATGCTGCCATCTGATGGTTTCTCACTGGAAACAGGTTTTGGTCGATAGCATGACTGGAACATTCCAATCTGCCCTTTGATCGCGGTGTTCGCTGCCATGGTAACATTATCAATGTAATCCACACTGTTCTGAGGCAGTTGATAGTCAGAACGATCTAATTTAGAAAAGTAGGGAAAAAATGGGtttcaattaaaacaaaacaaaaaaaaatcaagaaagaaaaaaggattcCGTTTTAACTCTTTAAAGCCCATAGCTACTAACAGTGTCATTAATGACAACAGATATGGTTACTAAGTTACATAAACAGAGACAGCCTCAATGAtggagcttctacatggtcatgtggtatgctagaaataacagccaaatatttaAATCTTTTCATTGTAAAgaggaagtattaaaaaaatgggATTGTTACAGCCACAATGCTTCTGACCATGGGttttgcttgatcagagctgacctggagttaaaacaacaaaatctatTTATGCTATCAATtaacattatgtatgtatcacCTAAAATCAGCGAAGGGTTTGGAAAACAAGGGGACAAAGAGCATGAGAAATTGGCTGAtcaaatcagcatcatcatcatcatcactgtcgtttaacgtccactttccatgctggcatgggttggacggtttgaccgaggACAGGCAAGCCGGAAGACCAGAGAGAATGTTGTGACCTCAGTCACTATGTCATGGAAACCAGACAACTGGTCCTATGAGTCTTAGGACTCAAGACAGTAATGTCcaagagttgatgatgatgatgataagacaaACGGCAAAGTGGActctggtgagatttgaacagtaaaagccaaaacaaatgctgcttcccaaccacatggttccgggttcagtcctattgcgtggcactttgggcaagtgtcttttactattgcctcagcctaaccaaagccttgtgagtggatttgatagacggaaactgaaagaaggtcgtcatgtgtgtgtgtgtgtgtgtgtgtgtgtgtgtgtatatatatataNNNNNNNNNNNNNNNNNNNNNNNNNNNNNNNNNNNNNNNNNNNNNNNNNNNNNNNNNNNNNNNNNNNNNNNNNNNNNNNNNNNNNNNNNNNNNNNNNNNNNNNNNNNNNNNNNNNNNNNNNNNNNNNNNNNNNNNNNNNNNNNNNNNNNNNNNNNNNNNNNNNNNNNNNNNNNNNNNNNCTCGCCTTcttaattttatatgcatatatatatatatgtatatatatatatatatatatatatatatgcatataaaattaagAAGGCGAGAAACAAATTTAATGGTCGacgtatatattcattcagtCCATATTAATGAAATTCTCCATGGTATacaaagtacatacatagatgcattcatccatatgaaatataaaatttctaaaaatttacaaatccatacacatgcatgaaaacttataaatatataaaaattcatacatatataaaaatttataaacacataaaattcataaatataaatatataaaaatcgg
Coding sequences within:
- the LOC106877646 gene encoding kelch-like ECH-associated protein 1B isoform X2, with product MDCFMPRVGMQKVHPKKCQNRSDYQLPQNSVDYIDNVTMAANTAIKGQIGMFQSCYRPKPVSSEKPSDGSMHFSIIRHPKELLDVMNILWHSRKLCDVTFKVGEESFQAHKIVLAAASPYFRAMFTGGMKEEDMTEIPLHCISPCILGILINFAYTSEIQINEMNVCQLLPAATMFQITRIVEACTVFLEQQLDPSNCIGIADFASEHGCMDLYSKAGEYIYQNFCKVSKCEEFLMLSPCRLVSLIKHDELNVACESEVFNAVIRWVENDSEKRLSKLESLLGAVRCHFLSPKFLEKQLKMCKLLKKNPQCQNYLARIFEELKLHKQIPEVCRKPCKPMVIFTAGGYLRQSLSNFEFFNLENNEWRRLPDLPVPRSGLSACVVKGILYVVGGRNNSPDGNMDSASLDMYDPYRNMWRPCAQMSVPRNRVGVGTIDNMIYAIGGSHGSQHHEIAERYDPEIDRWILISPMETKRIGVGVGIVNRLLYAVGGFDGRNRLCSVECYHPERDEWKFVASMNTVRSGAGVIGMEHYIYAVGGYDSHSQLRSVERYCTETNVWEYVASMNSPRSALSVAVVGGKLFALGGYDGNDFLSSVECYDPDTNCWTNVTNMTCGRSGHGVAVGAEPCS
- the LOC106877646 gene encoding kelch-like ECH-associated protein 1B isoform X1, producing MEDTDSFSESESCKSGSCKSGSCKSGSCKSGTTSIDDEVPSCCKKKLPSAIYYEWVSSDDDRSDYQLPQNSVDYIDNVTMAANTAIKGQIGMFQSCYRPKPVSSEKPSDGSMHFSIIRHPKELLDVMNILWHSRKLCDVTFKVGEESFQAHKIVLAAASPYFRAMFTGGMKEEDMTEIPLHCISPCILGILINFAYTSEIQINEMNVCQLLPAATMFQITRIVEACTVFLEQQLDPSNCIGIADFASEHGCMDLYSKAGEYIYQNFCKVSKCEEFLMLSPCRLVSLIKHDELNVACESEVFNAVIRWVENDSEKRLSKLESLLGAVRCHFLSPKFLEKQLKMCKLLKKNPQCQNYLARIFEELKLHKQIPEVCRKPCKPMVIFTAGGYLRQSLSNFEFFNLENNEWRRLPDLPVPRSGLSACVVKGILYVVGGRNNSPDGNMDSASLDMYDPYRNMWRPCAQMSVPRNRVGVGTIDNMIYAIGGSHGSQHHEIAERYDPEIDRWILISPMETKRIGVGVGIVNRLLYAVGGFDGRNRLCSVECYHPERDEWKFVASMNTVRSGAGVIGMEHYIYAVGGYDSHSQLRSVERYCTETNVWEYVASMNSPRSALSVAVVGGKLFALGGYDGNDFLSSVECYDPDTNCWTNVTNMTCGRSGHGVAVGAEPCS
- the LOC106877646 gene encoding kelch-like ECH-associated protein 1 isoform X3, which encodes MAANTAIKGQIGMFQSCYRPKPVSSEKPSDGSMHFSIIRHPKELLDVMNILWHSRKLCDVTFKVGEESFQAHKIVLAAASPYFRAMFTGGMKEEDMTEIPLHCISPCILGILINFAYTSEIQINEMNVCQLLPAATMFQITRIVEACTVFLEQQLDPSNCIGIADFASEHGCMDLYSKAGEYIYQNFCKVSKCEEFLMLSPCRLVSLIKHDELNVACESEVFNAVIRWVENDSEKRLSKLESLLGAVRCHFLSPKFLEKQLKMCKLLKKNPQCQNYLARIFEELKLHKQIPEVCRKPCKPMVIFTAGGYLRQSLSNFEFFNLENNEWRRLPDLPVPRSGLSACVVKGILYVVGGRNNSPDGNMDSASLDMYDPYRNMWRPCAQMSVPRNRVGVGTIDNMIYAIGGSHGSQHHEIAERYDPEIDRWILISPMETKRIGVGVGIVNRLLYAVGGFDGRNRLCSVECYHPERDEWKFVASMNTVRSGAGVIGMEHYIYAVGGYDSHSQLRSVERYCTETNVWEYVASMNSPRSALSVAVVGGKLFALGGYDGNDFLSSVECYDPDTNCWTNVTNMTCGRSGHGVAVGAEPCS